A window of Anopheles ziemanni unplaced genomic scaffold, idAnoZiCoDA_A2_x.2 U_78, whole genome shotgun sequence contains these coding sequences:
- the LOC131292808 gene encoding uncharacterized protein LOC131292808: MEHCCLCNKWEHAECAGLFDGNKDPDTKYVCSKCKDKQESTAAKFREDRGSASLKPSTRSRKGSTASTRRNERGTVKSITSTCLSTDVREQLKLIEEERSFKEREIQEQREMLRRKNEESARQLEEKRKLAEEENLRREIEMKAEAELIAREQNARRESLEKKRELMRQLSLPSRLGTEDSYSEKVVCWLSTNKGMSEQRPNSHEDALSRSSSAFERMPRVASSPVTEIKGKMQYEGKNGETGELTGKQIATRHVIGKDIPSFCGDPEDWPLFYSSFMESTETCGFSSAENLIRLKRCLKGNALELVKEQLTLKENVQDVIKTLKMVYGKPSLLIRSLMNKIRDLPPPKPDKMRTMIEFGLTVKALTNHMRAAGLVEHLKNPSLLEELEDKLPGEMKLNWAAFQEEKSVQGLEGFSLFASRMAERACLVTNDLKEISRIGEKRRKNTAALNAHDAPPNSQPNKPPPQTQMPVRKTCAVCQREGHRVYECEQFKAATVDERWNFVKSKYLCRTCLNNHGNWPCKSWRGCAVDGCRLKHHTLLHPAVAVREAVSPCATHIDEINLVNPMFRILPVTLYHGNLSKTIYAFFDEGSSYSLIDESIAKELKVHGQKAPLTLQWTGHVTRTESNSEIIGLQISGQGRNKQYKLENVRTVSQLMLTPQTLEYETLKEQFPHLRGLPIQNYEQAQPQLLIGLDNLRLGVPLKLREGRTAEPIAAKCRLGWSIYGGWATNTTQSARVNFHTTPCTDCDQAMNEQLKKYFTMEDHDASIYSGLLDSEDEKRARRLLVETTRRDETGNRFETGLLWNTDYPSFPDSYPMAVRRMESLERKFEKAPALEAKVRKTIAEYETKGYAHVASLDELSSVEIEKAFYLPLGVVQNPKKPDKIRLIWDAAAKVNGVSFNSRMLKGPDLLTPLTQVLGRFRQYPVAVSGDIMEMFHQIRIRHPDRQSQRFVYRKKPSDPVQVYVMDVATFGSTCSPVSAQYVKNLNAQEQEKEFPDATNAILHNHYVDDYLQSFKTVEEALRIVKEVKLVHSKGGFTLRRFLSNSSAVLQVIGDPLEESTKDLMLEQGKNTESVLGMKWKIDEDVFTFSFSSSESIQHILQAKHIPTKREVLKVVMSLFDPMGLVSFFLVHGKILIQDIWTKGTDWDEQITTDLCQRWWEWTNLFPDLGKIQISRSYFGTGYREDAELQLHVFVDASEAAYCAVAYFRIENSGKFQVGLVGGKTKVAPLKTVSIPKLELKAAVLGCRLLARIKEQHTLTIHRQCLWSDAGVCLAWIKSANPRRYQQFVSVRVGEILTTTNPQEWRWVPSKQNVADLATKWNNGPDLSMENPWFVGPQFLHEPEDSWPEKRSVSDTNEEVRAIHLHARPTKTQPMDFSRFSCWGKLLRVTAYIIRYMDNLGRKGDNKPLELGLLQQAELRKAELALWKNAQKDAFPDEIAELSTTKGNPEGRHNVVPKSSPIYKKWPFLDDDGVLRTRGRVGASIHSNFDARLVPLKIPACQQGDNSERNSPTPGYPQSPSAYKEGCRCLRVLQGDEGFPKTAADGTTPQNAPSRVH; encoded by the exons ATGGAGCATTGCTGTTTGTGCAATAAGTGGGAGCATGCCGAGTGTGCGGGACTGTTCGACGGGAACAAAGACCCCGATACAAAATACGTGTGCTCCAAGTGCAAGGACAAGCAGGAATCCACGGCCGCCAAGTTCCGTGAAGATCGAGGATCCGCCAGCTTAAAACCTTCCACGCGGTCGAGGAAGGGGTCAACGGCATCGACTAGGAGGAACGAACGGGGTACGGTTAAAAGTATCACCTCTACCTGCCTCTCAACGGATGTTAGAGAGCAGTTAAAGCTgatagaagaagaaagaagctTTAAAGAACGGGAGATACAGGAGCAGAGAGAGATGCTGCGTCGCAAGAACGAAGAGTCGGCCCGACagttggaggaaaaaagaaagctcgCCGAAGAGGAGAACCTTCGTCGTGAGATAGAGATGAAGGCAGAGGCGGAACTCATCGCTCGAGAACAAAACGCTCGCCGAGAGTCACTGGAGAAGAAGCGAGAACTGATGCGCCAACTCTCTCTACCAAGCCGTTTAGGCACCGAGGACAGCTACAGTGAAAAGGTAGTATGCTGGCTTAGTACGAACAAAGGAATGAGTGAACAAAGGCCAAATTCGCACGAGGATGCCCTCTCCCGCTCCAGCTCAGCCTTTGAAAGGATGCCACGCGTCGCATCAAGCCCTGTGACAGAAATAAAGGGCAAAATGCAGTATGAAGGCAAGAACGGAGAAACTGGGGAGCTTACCGGGAAGCAGATCGCAACACGCCATGTGATCGGGAAGGATATTCCCTCTTTCTGCGGTGATCCCGAAGACTGGCCACTGTTTTACAGTTCCTTCATGGAATCAACGGAGACATGCGGATTCAGTAGCGCGGAAAACCTCATCAGACTGAAAAGGTGCCTAAAAGGGAATGCGCTAGAGCTAGTTAAAGAGCAACTAACGCTGAAAGAAAACGTGCAAGATGTGATAAAAACCCTAAAAATGGTGTATGGGAAACCAAGTTTGCTGATTCGCTCCCTAATGAACAAAATCCGGGATTTACCTCCACCAAAGCCGGACAAAATGCGAACTATGATAGAGTTTGGGCTAACCGTGAAAGCCCTAACAAACCACATGAGAGCCGCAGGACTAGTTgagcatttaaaaaatccatCCCTACTCGAAGAGTTGGAAGATAAGCTACCGGGAGAGATGAAGCTGAACTGGGCCGCAttccaagaagaaaaatcagTGCAAGGGCTTGAAGGGTTCAGCCTATTTGCCTCGCGCATGGCCGAACGTGCGTGCTTAGTGACTAACGACCTTAAGGAAATTAGTAGAATAGGagaaaagagaaggaaaaatacggcCGCATTAAATGCACACGACGCTCCGCCTAATTCTCAGCCAAACAAGCCACCACCACAGACCCAAATGCCAGTAAGAAAAACCTGTGCGGTGTGCCAGCGAGAAGGACATCGAGTTTACGAATGCGAGCAGTTCAAAGCGGCAACAGTGGACGAACGCTGGAACTTTGTCAAGTCGAAGTACCTCTGTAGGACGTGCCTGAATAACCATGGCAACTGGCCCTGCAAATCCTGGCGAGGCTGCGCGGTGGACGGGTGTCGCTTAAAACACCACACGCTCCTCCATCCCGCAGTAGCAGTTAGAGAAGCCGTAAGTCCCTGTGCAACGCACATTGATGAGATAAACTTGGTAAACCCTATGTTCCGAATACTCCCTGTTACTCTGTACCATGGCAACCTCTCTAAAACCATTTATGCTTTCTTTGATGAAGGATCGTCCTACTCCCTAATCGACGAATCCATAGCCAAAGAGTTGAAGGTGCACGGACAGAAGGCACCACTTACGCTACAATGGACAGGACATGTAACGAGGACGGAGTCTAATTCCGAGATAATAGGATTGCAAATTTCTGGACAAGGCCGAAACAAACAATATAAATTGGAAAACGTCAGGACCGTCAGCCAACTCATGCTCACACCGCAAACACTCGAATATGAAACTCTGAAGGAACAATTCCCTCACCTAAGAGGTCTacccatacaaaactatgaaCAAGCGCAGCCACAACTACTCATTGGTCTGGACAATCTCCGACTGGGAGTGCCTCTAAAGCTGCGAGAAGGACGAACGGCGGAGCCGATTGCAGCTAAATGTCGGCTAGGTTGGTCAATCTACGGAGGATGGGCTACAAACACAACGCAATCAGCAAGGGTAAACTTTCATACTACACCTTGTACGGACTGCGATCAGGCGATGAACGAGCAGCTAAAGAAGTACTTCACGATGGAGGACCACGACGCCAGCATTTATTCCGGACTCCTGGACTCGGAAGATGAGAAACGTGCCCGTCGGTTACTGGTAGAAACAACTAGACGTGATGAGACAGGAAACCGCTTTGAAACGGGTCTTCTGTGGAACACGGATTACCCCAGCTTTCCCGACAGCTACCCCATGGCAGTAAGAAGAATGGAGTCGCTAGAAAGGAAATTCGAGAAAGCACCGGCACTGGAGGCAAAGGTACGAAAAACTATAGCCGAATACGAAACAAAAGGTTATGCGCATGTGGCGAGTCTCGACGAACTATCATCGGTTGAAATCGAGAAAGCCTTCTACTTGCCTCTGGGAGTGGTCCAAAATCCAAAAAAACCAGACAAGATTAGACTGATTTGGGACGCGGCTGCGAAGGTGAATGGCGTCTCGTTCAACTCGAGAATGCTGAAAGGACCCGACCTCTTGACACCGCTCACCCAAGTATTGGGTCGATTCAGACAGTATCCTGTGGCCGTGTCAGGGGACATTATGGAGATGTTCCATCAAATCAGGATCCGGCATCCTGATCGCCAATCGCAACGATTCGTCTACCGAAAGAAACCCTCCGACCCAGTGCAAGTATACGTGATGGACGTGGCGACTTTCGGGTCTACATGCTCACCCGTATCGGCACAATACGTAAAGAATCTGAACGCCCAGGAGCAGGAGAAGGAGTTTCCGGACGCCACTAATGCTATCCTTCACAACCATTACGTAGACGACTATCTTCAAAGCTTCAAGACAGTGGAGGAAGCGCTGAGAATCGTGAAGGAAGTAAAACTGGTGCACTCTAAAGGAGGCTTTACGCTCCGGCGATTCCTTTCCAACTCGTCAGCTGTACTACAAGTTATCGGAGACCCATTGGAAGAATCAACTAAAGACCTTATGCTGGAACAAGGGAAAAACACCGAGTCGGTGTTAGGAATGAAATGGAAGATAGATGAAGACGTCTTCACATTCTCCTTCTCCTCGAGTGAGAGCATCCAGCATATTCTTCAAGCCAAGCATATCCCTACGAAAAGAGAGGTGCTGAAGGTCGTGATGAGTCTGTTTGATCCCATGGGCCTCGTGTCCTTCTTTCTAGTCCATGGAAAGATACTTATTCAGGACATCTGGACAAAAGGAACAGACTGGGACGAGCAAATAACCACTGATCTATGCCAACGATGGTGGGAGTGGACCAACCTTTTCCCAGATCTAGGGAAAATACAAATATCGAGAAGCTACTTCGGGACCGGGTATCGAGAGGATGCCGAGCTACAACTGCACGTATTCGTGGACGCAAGCGAAGCAGCGTACTGTGCGGTAGCCTACTTCCGGATAGAAAACAGCGGAAAATTCCAAGTTGGACTTGTAGGCGGAAAGACAAAGGTAGCCCCACTCAAGACAGTCTCGATACCTAAACTCGAACTGAAAGCCGCAGTCCTAGGATGTCGGTTACTTGCGAGGATAAAGGAGCAACATACCCTCACGATACACCGACAGTGCCTGTGGAGTGACGCCGGTGTCTGCCTAGCCTGGATAAAATCGGCAAATCCCCGACGTTATCAGCAGTTCGTTTCGGTAcgagttggagaaatattaACCACAACGAACCCTCAAGAATGGAGGTGGGTGCCTTCAAAGCAAAACGTGGCGGATCTGGCGACGAAGTGGAACAACGGCCCCGATCTGAGTATGGAGAACCCCTGGTTCGTAGGACCACAATTCCTGCACGAACCAGAGGATAGTTGGCCAGAGAAACGGTCAGTTTCCGACACCAACGAGGAAGTAAGAGCGATACACCTGCATGCCCgaccaacaaaaacacaaccgatGGACTTCTCGCGGTTCAGCTGCTGGGGAAAACTACTTAGAGTCACAGCGTACATCATCCGCTACATGGACAACCTGGGACGCAAAGGTGATAACAAACCACTAGAGCTCGGTTTGCTCCAACAAGCTGAACTTAGGAAAGCAGAATTGGCATTATGGAAGAATGCCCAGAAGGATGCGTTCCCCGACGAGATAGCTGAGCTGAGTACAACGAAGGGCAATCCCGAGGGAAGACACAATGTTGTCCCTAAATCCAGTCCCATCTACAAGAAGTGGCCTTTCCTGGACGATGATGGAGTTTTAAGGACGAGAGGACGAGTCGGAGCATCTATCCATTCAAATTTTGACGCTAG ATTGGTACCACTTAAAATACCGGCATGCCAACAGGGAGACAATAGTGAACGAAATTCGCCAACACCTGGATATCCCCAATCTCCGAGCGCTTACAAAGAAGGTTGCCGATGCCTGCGCGTATTGCAAGGTGATGAGGGCTTCCCCAAAACCGCCGCCGATGGCACCACTCCCCAAAATGCGCCTAGCCGCGTTCACTAG